From Daucus carota subsp. sativus chromosome 6, DH1 v3.0, whole genome shotgun sequence, the proteins below share one genomic window:
- the LOC108226990 gene encoding uncharacterized protein LOC108226990, whose translation METSGIIVEKFIKFLTNADLMSDELLLPEKILSQYGNKLPKNLLLKFRNGYEIPVSNFEEGGLIYGISSLYEDFEMEPGQLLVFEYDGQSGFNVYVIGKNLVEIDYPLLVHETQKTRPRNVNVKSGGLKFIKFLKEEEAMFDDFEHPRSFKKAFHLLPGYQNFIFSNGKQTEVVYKHDVGRFCGLNKFWSMEGIEDLSSFNLALFSYEEPGVTTVSFFDYDFVEYMFPGTPLSSGLNSHALPVFGRIEITVQAHHLYKYVYGVDISTDYIAITVCWRKKDYISIYSGEKGWKLQVRNRGGKSNRTTIHEGWIQFRDDLGLHLGDVVVLECARNSRHHFSLQVVRNHGALD comes from the exons ATGGAAACATCTGGGATCATTGTTGAGAAGTTCATCAAATTCCTAACAAATGCGGACTTAATGTCGGATGAACTG ttGTTGCCGGAAAAAATTCTCAGCCAATATGGTAATAAGCTGCCGAAAAATTTATTGCTGAAATTTCGAAATGGTTATGAAATCCCTGTTTCTAATTTCGAAGAGGGAGGCTTGATTTATGGCATCTCTAGCTTGTATGAGGATTTTGAAATGGAACCGGGCCAACTTCTTGTTTTTGAATATGATGGGCAATCTGGTTTTAATGTTTATGTTATTGGGAAGAACCTTGTTGAGATTGACTATCCCCTTTTGGTTCATGAAACACAAAAGACTCGTCCTAGAAATG TGAATGTAAAATCTGGTGGTTTGAAGTTTATCAAATTCTTGAAAGAGGAGGAGGCaatgtttgatgatttt gAGCACCCTCGGTCATTTAAGAAAGCTTTCCACCTTTTGCCCGGCTATCAGAACTTCATTTTTAGCAATGGGAAGCAAACCGAGGTTGTGTACAAACATGATGTTGGTAGATTTTGTGGTCTCAACAAATTCTGGTCAATGGAGGGAATTGAAGATTTGAGTTCCTTTAACTTGGCGTTGTTTAGCTATGAGGAGCCTGGTGTAACAACTGTTTCGTTTTTCGACTACGACTTTGTGGAGTACATGTTTCCTGGAACTCCTCTGTCTAGTG GGTTAAACTCGCATGCACTTCCTGTTTTTGGACGTATTGAGATCACTGTCCAGGCTCACCACTTGTACAAATATGTGTATGGAGTG GATATTTCAACTGATTACATTGCTATCACTGTTTGCTGGAGGAAAAAAGACTATATCAGCATCTACTCAGGGGAGAAAGGCTGGAAGTTGCAGGTGAGGAATCGTGGTGGGAAGAGCAACCGTACCACAATCCACGAAGGGTGGATCCAATTCAGAGATGACCTCGGCTTGCATTTGGGAGACGTGGTTGTGCTGGAGTGTGCAAGGAACTCTAGACACCATTTTTCTCTTCAAGTGGTCAGGAATCATGGTGCACTTGACTAA
- the LOC108226246 gene encoding uncharacterized protein LOC108226246 has translation MATKKYDSFSALTKTKTHWKVPTRVMNLWRGYRKTGEPFKGFNLLLLDHKRARIHAFVPYNLAEEFEPIIKIGDLYLLENFNIQHYKVDEKFRCLRMDFQIVFNEETELNRLEENVVNVEDCCFDFFDIAELPSLSKQNTYLTDVVGIMEEHDPIRRIKNCNGVIQSQMIFEITDGRSSVRVTLWDEFARNFAESLKEAQDFPVILILGCARVTTWSEQVILTNVGATNFYINCNHRSVNELRKLLAQKKISTKSVCSANKREMKYYKLDNIPTLGVEHAESQIFCKVKMTAFQQVKSWFQPTCTSCYSQTVKVEGQDTCTVCQRVVLYADDMFELYAIASDETGSMMIILQEREVKKLIGKTVSDITDEGNKDDSFPTILNTIIGKEYTLKVRVQMDNILKKSEFYLVTDIMPGILTEGYQQPQLSIPHPIESTDPQPSSSACTNATISTINLNS, from the exons ATGGCAACTAAAAAGTATGATAGCTTCAGTGCTTTAACCAAAACAAAAACCCACTGGAAAGTCCCAACAAGAGTTATGAACCTTTGGAGAGGTTATCGAAAAACTGGAGAACCTTTCAAAGGCTTCAATCTTTTGCTGCTTGATCACAAA CGAGCGAGGATCCATGCTTTTGTTCCTTACAACCTAGCAGAGGAGTTTGAGCCTATCATTAAAATTGGAGACCTCTATTTGTTGGAGAATTTCAATATTCAACATTACAAAGTTGATGAGAAGTTCCGTTGTCTACGAATGGATTTTCAAATAGTTTTCAACGAGGAAACGGAGCTTAACCGCCTAGAAGAAAATGTGGTCAACGTAGAGGACTGCTGCTTCGATTTCTTTGACATTGCTGAACTACCATCTCTGTCCAAGCAGAATACATACTTAACTG ATGTGGTAGGAATCATGGAGGAGCATGATCCAATTCGGAGAATCAAGAATTGCAACGGAGTCATACAGTCACAGATGATATTTGAAATAACGGATGGCAG ATCAAGTGTTAGAGTTACTTTATGGGATGAGTTTGCGAGGAACTTTGCTGAAAGCTTGAAAGAAGCTCAAGACTTTCCAGTCATCCTTATTCTTGGTTGTGCTAGGGTCACCACATGGTCAG AGCAAGTCATTTTGACTAATGTTGGTGCTACAAATTTCTATATCAACTGCAATCACCGTAGCGTGAATGAGCTCAGGAAACT TCTAGCACAGAAGAAGATCTCAACAAAGAGTGTTTGCAGTGCAAACAAACGAGAAATGAAGTATTATAAGCTAGATAACATACCAACACTAGGAGTTGAGCATGCTgag AGCCAAATTTTCTGCAAAGTCAAAATGACTGCTTTCCAGCAAGTGAAGTCATGGTTCCAACCTACATGCACCTCATGTTATTCTCAAACTGTCAAAGTAGAAGGTCAAGACACATGCACAGTTTGTCAAAGGGTTGTTCTTTATGCAGATGACAT GTTTGAGTTGTATGCAATTGCATCTGATGAAACTGGATCTATGATGATTATACTTCAAGAGCGTGAGGTTAAGAAATTGATTGGGAAAACAGTCTCTGACATTACTGATGAG GGAAACAAAGATGACAGTTTTCCCACAATTCTAAATACTATCATTGGCAAAGAGTACACACTAAAAGTCAGAGTCCAGATGGATAACATTCTAAAAAAATCGGAATTCTATTTGGTTACTGATATTATGCCAGGAATTCTTACAGAAGGATACCAACAACCTCAGCTCTCCATCCCCCATCCCATTGAGAGTACTGATCCCCAG CCATCATCCTCAGCCTGCACTAATGCTACCATATCAACTATCAATCTCAATTCCTAA